The Halobaculum sp. MBLA0143 genome includes a region encoding these proteins:
- a CDS encoding DEAD/DEAH box helicase: MLETDRNVEELWPPQVEALNSGLTEDENFLVVSGAGTGKTLLAELAMVDRSLKQRGCSVFLVPFKPLAREKQESFESSLSGDLQLNVTCSVGDDQVPPRELFGSDVAILTYEKFSYYLRNYSEESNDQIHTVVVDEFQMLGDETRGPTLEIVISKILHSHDDTKLVGLSATASNGGEIAEWIDGEYVDCRGWRPNPLYEGIHAVRDGETTFYYDGTRQETHDERTQSLVDNNDRYDAIANYLHNNSVDNQQILVFAPTRNDAEEAAGEIRDLIEGYPRSYNFEIDDTATDELKQRIKRASRDGGQTLDNLAKCAKWGTAFYHAGLDPEIRSIVEEGFKNGVVRLLASTSNLGAGINLPVDRVFVLHPRFGGSKYGTQMSTADYKNLAGRAGRPSSSRRGESILFAEDFRKEQQLKNTYVLGELESIESQVEITSDLSLMLDLIREYRTPTNIHSFLQDTFIAHRKGIDEKQTREAVDFAADKLRQHGMIDEAGDGLTLTGLGKETSKNLVEPETVATVRSYLESVRNEAKIDTSDLLTVLCGTPEFRHRRLYTSQRNLSTGVSELTNEYGLQSLSDREVAKSRISARVVADWLSGDSIETAFERYSISDTRSAADVYQRLAPEMSRVLGTVLRILEASDSDLYDAVSDVSTLVTQLRHGVDREGIPFFDAGIVEGRSELRELRNKLDIEAVAEIADLDFQKLDKRMKTRNAVQVKRRAVNAVYEGREAARRDVLLDVHERGLSEGRFERLLNSDTSEFENTAVSLLEYVDEMFVEPADESGRTEEPECRVKIRQPDGTYLETSNNETMEIGFECKSKEGLEGKVATSDATAIVTKAPETTVQLTVATPGFTEGTDDALVDNDVAGMTAVGFAAFVARAINGDLSANDYRTLLEDKGIVELSTIRSVVDD; encoded by the coding sequence GTGTTGGAGACAGATCGTAACGTCGAGGAACTCTGGCCTCCGCAGGTCGAGGCATTAAATAGCGGCCTAACGGAAGACGAGAACTTCCTAGTCGTCTCGGGCGCTGGGACGGGGAAGACGCTGCTCGCCGAGCTAGCGATGGTCGACCGTTCACTCAAACAGAGAGGGTGCAGTGTCTTCCTCGTGCCGTTTAAGCCACTCGCGCGGGAGAAGCAGGAGTCGTTCGAGAGTAGCCTCTCTGGGGATCTCCAACTCAACGTCACCTGTTCTGTGGGTGACGACCAGGTACCACCACGGGAACTGTTCGGCAGCGACGTTGCGATACTCACGTACGAGAAGTTCAGCTACTACCTCCGGAACTACTCAGAGGAGTCGAACGATCAGATCCACACCGTGGTCGTCGACGAATTTCAGATGCTCGGGGACGAGACGCGTGGCCCCACTCTCGAGATCGTTATCTCCAAAATTCTCCACAGCCACGACGATACCAAACTGGTGGGGTTGAGCGCCACGGCCTCGAACGGTGGAGAGATCGCCGAGTGGATCGATGGAGAGTACGTCGACTGCCGGGGTTGGCGACCGAACCCACTGTACGAGGGGATTCACGCCGTACGTGACGGTGAGACGACGTTCTACTACGACGGAACACGACAGGAGACTCACGACGAGCGAACTCAATCACTTGTCGACAACAACGACCGGTACGATGCCATCGCCAACTATCTCCATAATAATTCTGTTGACAACCAACAAATATTAGTGTTTGCTCCAACTAGAAACGATGCTGAAGAGGCGGCAGGAGAGATCAGAGACCTGATCGAGGGGTACCCGCGCTCGTACAATTTCGAGATCGACGACACGGCGACAGACGAACTCAAGCAGCGTATCAAACGTGCTTCCAGAGACGGTGGCCAGACCCTGGACAACCTCGCCAAGTGTGCTAAGTGGGGGACCGCGTTCTATCACGCTGGACTCGATCCTGAAATCAGAAGTATCGTCGAGGAAGGATTCAAGAACGGAGTAGTTCGTCTCCTCGCGTCCACGAGTAACCTCGGGGCGGGGATCAATCTCCCCGTAGACAGGGTGTTCGTACTCCACCCTCGGTTCGGTGGTTCGAAGTATGGAACGCAAATGTCGACCGCAGACTACAAGAATCTCGCCGGTCGCGCCGGTCGTCCGAGTTCCAGTCGACGTGGGGAGTCGATCCTATTCGCCGAGGACTTCCGGAAAGAACAGCAGTTGAAGAACACGTACGTACTCGGTGAGTTAGAGTCGATCGAGTCACAGGTCGAAATCACGTCCGACCTGAGCCTGATGCTTGATCTGATTCGGGAGTATCGTACCCCGACGAACATTCACTCTTTCCTTCAGGACACGTTTATTGCTCATAGAAAAGGCATTGATGAAAAGCAGACAAGGGAGGCTGTCGACTTTGCTGCAGACAAGCTTCGACAACACGGGATGATCGACGAGGCTGGCGACGGTCTCACACTCACAGGTCTTGGCAAAGAGACCTCTAAGAACCTCGTTGAGCCAGAGACCGTTGCGACCGTCCGCTCGTATCTTGAGTCTGTACGAAATGAAGCGAAGATCGACACGTCCGATCTCCTGACTGTCCTGTGTGGAACCCCGGAGTTCAGGCATCGGAGGCTGTACACTTCCCAAAGAAATCTCAGCACAGGTGTGAGCGAGCTGACAAACGAGTACGGACTCCAGAGCCTCTCCGATAGAGAAGTCGCCAAATCACGCATCTCCGCTCGCGTCGTCGCAGACTGGCTATCGGGCGACAGTATTGAGACCGCGTTCGAGAGATACAGTATCTCTGACACCCGGTCAGCCGCAGACGTGTATCAGCGGCTCGCTCCAGAGATGAGCCGTGTTCTCGGAACTGTTCTTCGGATTCTCGAAGCTTCTGACTCAGATCTGTACGACGCCGTCAGCGACGTGAGTACGCTTGTAACACAGCTCAGGCACGGTGTCGACCGGGAAGGTATCCCGTTCTTCGATGCAGGAATCGTCGAGGGGCGCAGTGAGCTTCGTGAACTCCGTAACAAGCTCGACATCGAAGCGGTGGCAGAGATCGCAGACCTTGACTTTCAAAAACTCGATAAGAGAATGAAAACGAGGAATGCAGTTCAGGTCAAGCGAAGAGCTGTCAATGCCGTGTACGAAGGTAGAGAAGCCGCACGAAGGGACGTACTCCTCGATGTCCACGAACGAGGACTCTCCGAGGGCCGATTCGAACGTCTCCTCAACTCTGACACCTCCGAGTTCGAGAACACGGCGGTCAGTCTCCTAGAATACGTCGACGAGATGTTCGTTGAGCCAGCGGACGAGTCCGGCCGGACGGAGGAGCCGGAGTGCCGTGTGAAAATCAGACAGCCAGACGGCACGTATCTCGAGACTAGCAACAACGAGACCATGGAGATTGGGTTCGAGTGCAAATCGAAGGAGGGTCTCGAAGGCAAAGTGGCAACGAGCGATGCGACTGCCATCGTCACCAAGGCGCCGGAGACGACAGTCCAGCTTACAGTTGCGACGCCCGGGTTCACGGAGGGAACTGACGATGCACTGGTCGACAACGATGTCGCCGGGATGACTGCTGTCGGCTTTGCCGCCTTCGTTGCCCGGGCAATTAATGGTGATCTGAGCGCAAATGACTACAGAACACTGCTAGAAGACAAGGGAATCGTCGAACTCAGTACAATCCGATCCGTTGTCGACGATTGA
- a CDS encoding sensor domain-containing protein, producing the protein MSSNRRFTADTSLVTEFFAAPFRLRTYRRLAYLLLAFPLGLAYFVGITVGGSLGVGLAVTWVGIPILLGTLLAATAVAGLEAKLATHLLGYDVSVPSAFRTKLRREDEGFFDALRRFLSRPTTWTSVGLAFARFAFGVVALCVTVTAVALLFALLAAPFVYDDPTTTMQVGGYVVDTLPEALGVAGLGVLWLFVAANLLDLLAGVGGRLTQGFLAVEG; encoded by the coding sequence GTGAGCAGCAACAGACGGTTCACGGCAGACACGAGCCTGGTGACGGAGTTCTTCGCCGCTCCGTTCCGGCTCCGGACGTACAGACGACTCGCGTACCTCCTGCTGGCGTTCCCGCTCGGGCTGGCGTACTTCGTCGGCATCACCGTGGGCGGGTCGTTGGGCGTCGGCCTGGCGGTGACGTGGGTCGGGATTCCGATCCTCCTCGGGACGCTGCTGGCGGCGACGGCCGTCGCGGGCCTGGAGGCGAAGCTGGCGACGCACCTCCTCGGCTACGACGTGTCGGTGCCGTCGGCGTTCCGGACGAAGCTCCGCCGCGAGGACGAGGGGTTCTTCGACGCGCTCCGGCGGTTCCTCTCGCGGCCGACGACGTGGACGAGCGTCGGGCTCGCGTTCGCCCGGTTCGCGTTCGGCGTCGTCGCCCTCTGCGTGACGGTGACGGCGGTCGCGCTCCTGTTCGCGCTGCTGGCGGCGCCGTTCGTCTACGACGACCCCACGACGACGATGCAGGTCGGCGGGTACGTCGTCGACACGCTGCCGGAGGCGCTCGGCGTCGCCGGCCTGGGCGTGCTCTGGCTGTTCGTCGCCGCGAACCTGCTCGACCTGCTCGCGGGCGTCGGCGGGCGGCTGACACAGGGGTTCCTGGCCGTCGAGGGGTGA
- a CDS encoding helix-turn-helix domain-containing protein, translated as MSQDSDADSGAGGSADGGSGGDANSGAGGERDPTLTDLLDSPGRVRLLDVFLGRGSLPVSRGDLADLAGVHRSTVSRRLDEFHEYGLVEPVPETSDPELFRVDADHSAVGPLREAHARLFDHVDRLQTASDDYDSDDDLYVAGSPFVELFRSPANVDLFVALLDAPDERLTAAELARAAGVDRSTVEDNVDVLVDIEVARRSEQPFASGPRYGLADDSPVVERFRRAVDALGGGNETTTDADGDDASDGPDVAPAAAGATGTSQVGNFGPGMGDSTWGIGSVGGKNDLDEFGHEADGVEFVYETESAEVAYDRDTGRLSCEIDTDSLPDGVAPEDAIVELRSSVAELEGAGSASEDTSASHVDY; from the coding sequence ATGAGCCAGGACAGTGACGCAGACAGTGGCGCGGGCGGTAGTGCAGACGGTGGCTCGGGTGGTGACGCAAACAGTGGCGCAGGGGGTGAGAGAGACCCAACGCTGACCGATCTGCTCGACAGTCCTGGGCGCGTACGGCTCCTCGACGTGTTCCTCGGGAGGGGGAGTCTCCCGGTCAGTCGCGGTGACTTGGCCGACCTCGCCGGGGTTCACAGGTCGACCGTCTCTCGACGCCTCGACGAGTTCCACGAGTACGGGCTCGTGGAGCCGGTGCCGGAGACGTCCGATCCGGAACTGTTCCGGGTGGACGCGGACCACTCTGCCGTAGGTCCACTCCGGGAGGCACACGCTCGGTTGTTCGACCACGTCGACCGACTCCAGACCGCCAGCGACGACTACGACTCGGACGACGACCTGTACGTCGCCGGCTCGCCGTTCGTGGAGCTGTTCCGGTCCCCCGCGAACGTCGACTTGTTCGTTGCACTTCTGGACGCCCCCGACGAGCGGCTGACCGCAGCCGAGTTGGCCCGCGCGGCGGGGGTCGACCGCTCGACCGTGGAGGACAACGTCGACGTGTTGGTCGACATCGAGGTCGCCCGGCGGAGCGAGCAGCCGTTCGCGTCGGGTCCGAGGTACGGGCTCGCGGACGACTCCCCCGTCGTCGAGCGTTTCCGGCGGGCCGTCGACGCGCTCGGCGGCGGGAACGAGACGACGACCGACGCGGACGGCGACGACGCTTCCGACGGACCGGACGTGGCGCCGGCAGCGGCGGGAGCGACGGGGACGTCCCAGGTAGGTAACTTCGGGCCCGGGATGGGTGACTCGACGTGGGGTATCGGCTCGGTCGGCGGGAAGAACGACCTCGACGAGTTCGGCCACGAGGCCGACGGTGTCGAGTTCGTGTACGAGACAGAGAGCGCCGAGGTGGCGTACGACCGCGACACGGGGCGACTGAGCTGTGAGATCGACACGGACAGCCTCCCCGACGGGGTAGCCCCGGAGGACGCGATCGTCGAACTCAGGTCGTCCGTCGCCGAGCTGGAAGGAGCCGGCAGTGCCAGCGAGGACACCTCCGCGTCACACGTCGACTACTGA
- a CDS encoding MFS transporter: MSRLRERAAGLGLESPAATAWALYDWANSAFATTVVAAVFPIYYESVIGAGLSGNLASVYFGYTTAIGLALIAVVSPVLGAIADRYRAKKRFLAGFVVLGVVATTGLSLTGEGDVLLASGLFVLANAGFVGANVFYDSLLGHLDADPDRLSTAGYALGYFGGGVLLVVNLAWTLSPETFGFADTGAATRAALLSVAVWWAVFSIPLFRTVPEPDADPEPVAEGASGPVGAGFARLRRTAGEIREYPDLLLFLGAFLLYADGIGTIIRMASIYGREVGIGQTQIVGALVLVQFLGVPFAFLFGSLPGRSLLGRVDLTAKRALYLGLAVYTAISVGGFFMSEPWQFWTLAVAVATVQGGTQALSRSLYSTLAPTGKSSEFFSFFSISSKVAGVAGPALFAVVGQVTGSSRYSIVSLLVFFLGGAALLSRVDVDAGRRAAREADAEAAAGEGELAGGTGAGVGDP; the protein is encoded by the coding sequence GTGAGCAGGCTGCGCGAACGGGCGGCGGGACTGGGGCTCGAGTCGCCGGCAGCAACGGCGTGGGCGCTGTACGACTGGGCCAACTCCGCGTTCGCCACCACGGTCGTCGCTGCGGTGTTCCCGATCTACTACGAGTCCGTGATCGGGGCCGGGCTGTCGGGCAACCTGGCGTCCGTCTACTTCGGCTACACCACCGCTATCGGGCTGGCGCTGATCGCGGTTGTCTCGCCGGTGTTGGGTGCTATCGCCGACCGCTACCGGGCGAAGAAACGCTTCCTCGCCGGCTTCGTCGTCCTCGGCGTGGTGGCGACCACGGGGCTCTCCCTCACCGGTGAAGGGGACGTGTTGCTTGCCTCCGGACTCTTCGTGTTGGCCAACGCCGGATTCGTCGGCGCCAACGTGTTCTACGACTCCCTGTTGGGTCACTTGGACGCCGACCCGGACAGGCTGTCGACGGCGGGGTACGCCCTGGGATACTTCGGCGGCGGGGTGTTGCTCGTCGTCAACCTGGCGTGGACGCTGTCGCCGGAGACGTTCGGCTTCGCCGACACCGGCGCGGCGACCCGGGCGGCACTGCTGTCGGTTGCGGTCTGGTGGGCGGTGTTCTCGATCCCGTTGTTCCGGACGGTGCCGGAGCCGGACGCCGACCCCGAGCCCGTCGCCGAGGGCGCGTCCGGTCCGGTCGGGGCCGGGTTCGCCCGGCTCCGGCGCACCGCCGGCGAGATCCGCGAGTACCCCGACCTCCTGTTGTTCCTCGGAGCGTTCCTGCTGTACGCCGACGGGATCGGGACGATCATCCGAATGGCCAGCATCTACGGCCGCGAGGTCGGAATCGGCCAGACGCAGATCGTCGGTGCGCTCGTGTTGGTGCAGTTCCTGGGTGTCCCGTTCGCGTTCCTGTTCGGCTCGCTCCCCGGCCGGTCGCTGCTGGGGCGCGTCGATCTGACGGCCAAACGCGCGCTGTACCTCGGCCTGGCCGTCTACACCGCTATCTCCGTCGGCGGCTTCTTCATGTCCGAGCCTTGGCAGTTCTGGACACTGGCGGTCGCCGTCGCCACTGTTCAGGGCGGGACACAGGCGCTGTCACGGTCACTCTACTCGACGCTGGCACCGACGGGGAAGTCCTCGGAGTTCTTCAGCTTCTTCTCCATCTCCTCGAAGGTCGCGGGCGTCGCCGGGCCGGCGTTGTTCGCCGTCGTCGGCCAGGTCACCGGCTCCAGCCGCTATAGCATCGTCTCGTTGCTCGTCTTTTTCCTGGGTGGCGCGGCACTGCTCTCGCGGGTGGACGTAGACGCGGGCCGACGGGCCGCCCGCGAGGCGGACGCCGAAGCCGCCGCCGGCGAGGGCGAACTCGCGGGCGGTACCGGTGCGGGCGTCGGCGACCCGTGA
- a CDS encoding amphi-Trp domain-containing protein yields the protein MPEEVLFETESAQSRAEIASYLQTVVDRLEAGDSITLKSGSESVTMDPPARPTFEVKAEREGPTEGSGELSVEFELEWDEGADGDDGGAGGLEIE from the coding sequence ATGCCCGAAGAAGTGTTGTTCGAGACGGAGAGCGCACAGAGCAGAGCCGAGATCGCGTCGTACCTCCAGACTGTCGTCGATCGACTGGAGGCCGGCGACTCGATCACGCTGAAGTCCGGATCCGAGTCCGTCACGATGGACCCGCCCGCGCGGCCGACGTTCGAGGTGAAGGCGGAACGCGAGGGGCCCACAGAGGGCTCCGGCGAACTGAGTGTCGAGTTCGAACTGGAGTGGGACGAGGGGGCCGACGGTGACGACGGGGGGGCGGGCGGACTGGAGATCGAGTGA
- a CDS encoding APC family permease, with the protein MPEQPGDDETASHGVAEPATEATGRNAAGETPASEPAAVTDETTVHDDEVELERTISLVGGLAIGIGTMIGAGIFVFPGLAADQAGLAATVSFTLGGVVALLVALPTSELATAMPRSGGGYYFVSRGLGTGAGAIVGLGLWLGLVFAAAFYLVGLGHYASAVFAEVGVQLPISPVIGIGLLFGAGLTALSVGGTENTATLQNVVVGVLLVVLTGFLSYGVLDAAGVFGRESAPERFFSRGVTPVFSTAALVFTSYLGFAQVATVAGEIRDPSRNLPLAMVGSVVVVTVFYVVTIFVATSAFGADQLGQFGETAMVEVAREFLGLPGAVAILIAGLLATFSSANASILSASRAVYALSRDALLPRRASEINLRYGTPHVALAAAGGPILVLVATGRVELLAEVASFLHLVMYGLLCVTLLVLRRRDPEWYRPTYRAPGSPVLPAVGALASVALIAFMGLSSILIGVVVMTVSYLWYRYYAPRVELRGEL; encoded by the coding sequence GTGCCAGAACAGCCGGGTGACGACGAGACGGCGAGCCACGGCGTCGCCGAGCCGGCGACAGAGGCGACGGGGCGGAACGCCGCCGGCGAGACGCCGGCGTCCGAGCCGGCGGCCGTCACGGACGAGACGACCGTCCACGACGACGAGGTGGAACTGGAACGGACGATCAGTCTGGTCGGCGGGCTCGCCATCGGGATCGGGACGATGATCGGCGCCGGTATCTTCGTGTTCCCCGGACTGGCGGCCGACCAGGCCGGGCTGGCGGCCACCGTGTCGTTCACGCTCGGGGGTGTGGTCGCCCTACTCGTCGCGCTCCCGACCTCGGAACTGGCGACGGCGATGCCCCGCAGCGGCGGCGGCTACTACTTCGTCTCCCGCGGGCTCGGCACCGGCGCCGGCGCTATCGTCGGTCTCGGGCTGTGGCTGGGGCTGGTGTTCGCGGCCGCGTTCTACCTCGTCGGGCTCGGCCACTACGCCAGCGCCGTGTTCGCCGAGGTCGGCGTCCAACTCCCTATTAGCCCGGTTATCGGTATCGGACTGTTGTTCGGTGCCGGGCTGACGGCGCTGAGCGTCGGCGGCACGGAGAACACGGCGACGCTCCAGAACGTCGTCGTCGGGGTCTTACTCGTCGTCCTCACGGGGTTCCTCTCGTACGGCGTGCTCGACGCCGCCGGCGTGTTCGGACGGGAGAGCGCACCCGAACGATTCTTCTCTCGGGGAGTCACTCCGGTGTTCTCGACGGCAGCGCTCGTGTTCACCTCGTATCTAGGGTTCGCACAGGTCGCTACCGTCGCCGGGGAGATCAGAGACCCGAGCCGGAACCTCCCGTTGGCGATGGTGGGCTCGGTCGTCGTCGTCACCGTGTTCTACGTCGTGACGATCTTCGTGGCGACGAGCGCCTTCGGCGCCGACCAGCTCGGCCAGTTCGGCGAGACGGCGATGGTAGAGGTGGCTCGGGAGTTCCTCGGACTGCCGGGCGCGGTCGCCATCTTGATCGCCGGGCTGCTGGCGACGTTCTCCAGCGCGAACGCCTCGATTCTGAGCGCCTCACGGGCGGTGTACGCGCTGAGCCGCGACGCGTTGCTTCCACGACGGGCCAGCGAGATCAACCTCCGCTACGGGACGCCACACGTCGCGCTGGCGGCCGCCGGCGGCCCGATTCTCGTGCTCGTCGCCACCGGTCGGGTGGAGCTGCTCGCGGAGGTTGCCTCCTTCCTCCACCTCGTGATGTACGGACTGCTGTGCGTGACGCTGCTCGTGTTGCGCCGACGGGACCCGGAGTGGTACCGACCCACCTACCGCGCCCCGGGGTCGCCCGTGTTGCCCGCCGTCGGCGCGCTCGCCAGCGTCGCACTGATCGCGTTCATGGGGCTGAGCTCTATCCTGATCGGCGTCGTCGTCATGACCGTGTCGTACCTCTGGTACCGCTACTACGCGCCGCGTGTCGAACTGCGGGGTGAGCTGTGA
- a CDS encoding universal stress protein has translation MTTDRPSVLVPLRVLDGESLPDGVPELLAGAHVVLLGYHVVPEQTPPGQARLQFEERARARLDEFEESLGAAGATVERRLVFTEDGQQTIDRTVEEHGCLAVLVPSATPPVEDVLVAVRGTVGVDRLARVVAGVFGETDARVTLYHVADPDETDADAEALLDTVTGRLTALGVDDGRVSIRVEREQDPIDAIAGATAEFDTVVMGETDPSLATFVFGMPAEQVAERFLGPVLVVQREHEEATAPADSVDDETAE, from the coding sequence GTGACGACGGATCGTCCGTCCGTCCTCGTCCCGTTGCGAGTACTGGACGGCGAGTCGCTCCCAGACGGCGTCCCCGAGCTCCTGGCGGGCGCACACGTCGTCCTGTTGGGTTACCACGTCGTCCCGGAGCAGACCCCGCCCGGGCAGGCCCGCCTCCAGTTCGAGGAGCGCGCGCGAGCGCGGCTCGACGAGTTCGAGGAGAGTCTCGGAGCCGCCGGCGCGACCGTCGAACGCCGTCTCGTGTTCACGGAGGACGGCCAACAGACGATCGACCGCACGGTCGAGGAACACGGCTGTCTGGCCGTGCTCGTGCCGAGCGCGACCCCGCCCGTTGAGGACGTGCTCGTGGCCGTCCGGGGCACTGTCGGTGTCGACCGACTCGCCCGCGTCGTCGCCGGCGTGTTCGGCGAGACCGACGCGAGAGTCACGCTGTACCACGTCGCCGACCCGGACGAGACCGACGCCGACGCCGAGGCCCTGCTCGACACTGTCACCGGTCGCTTGACCGCGCTCGGCGTCGACGACGGCCGTGTCTCGATCCGTGTCGAGCGCGAGCAGGACCCGATCGACGCTATCGCCGGCGCCACCGCCGAGTTCGACACCGTCGTGATGGGGGAGACCGACCCGTCGCTGGCGACGTTCGTGTTCGGCATGCCCGCCGAGCAGGTCGCCGAGCGGTTCCTCGGCCCGGTTCTGGTCGTGCAACGGGAGCACGAGGAGGCGACGGCGCCAGCCGACAGTGTAGACGACGAGACGGCAGAGTGA
- a CDS encoding DUF3006 family protein — MIPDGEHTAVLDRVEDGRAAFEVAVDDGDRREVVVPTDRLPDDAAVDSVVTLRVADATVVDVTVDSDATETRERRARRRFDRLSERPPGDGGGRGAGDDEDGR, encoded by the coding sequence GTGATCCCGGACGGCGAGCACACGGCCGTCCTCGACCGCGTCGAGGACGGTCGCGCGGCGTTCGAGGTGGCTGTCGACGACGGCGACCGTCGGGAGGTCGTCGTCCCGACCGACCGACTCCCGGACGACGCGGCAGTCGACAGCGTCGTCACGCTCCGGGTCGCGGACGCGACGGTCGTCGACGTGACGGTCGACTCGGACGCGACGGAGACCCGCGAACGACGGGCACGCCGTCGGTTCGACCGACTCTCGGAGCGACCGCCGGGTGACGGCGGCGGCCGTGGAGCCGGAGACGACGAAGACGGTCGCTGA
- a CDS encoding lamin tail domain-containing protein — translation MRSSLALAVVVLVVLAGCGGGGTAVDTPKTTGTAGAADATTTGASGVADASTAATNGTLEVHFLNVGQSVATLLVGPTGETMLIDTGHYDDDGEHVLSYLRAHGVDRIDHLVVSHNDADHIGGNAAVIDYYETDADGVGAVYDPGVPASTRTYESYLDAVERHGVTLYETRAGDRIPFEGVGVDVLGPPEPYLEREARNENSVVLKLTYGATSFLFTGDAEDDQETQLVSRYGDRLNATVLKAGHHGSRSSTSAALVDAVDPRAVVISSAFDSRYGHPHEETLARLGSLRTFWTATHGDVVFVSDGERVTVATQAAAPTDPERLRAADPVSVGSDDPVQSRVTIRGTGTVTTAPATTARDAETAGETTPVGDSPADDATADDPRTAVADGGHPLVVETVHADAAGDDRTNLNDEYVTLRNVGDAPVELSGYTVADAAGHTHTFADGVVVDPGATLTLHTGAGDATASDRYWDASAPVWNNDGDTVTLTAPDGTVVLEERYG, via the coding sequence ATGAGATCGAGTCTCGCGCTGGCCGTCGTCGTACTCGTCGTGCTCGCCGGCTGTGGCGGCGGCGGGACGGCAGTCGACACGCCGAAGACGACCGGTACCGCTGGCGCAGCCGACGCGACGACGACTGGCGCGTCCGGCGTTGCCGACGCGTCGACGGCGGCGACGAACGGCACATTAGAGGTTCACTTCCTCAACGTCGGCCAGTCGGTGGCGACACTGCTCGTCGGGCCGACGGGCGAGACGATGTTGATCGACACCGGCCACTACGACGACGACGGCGAGCACGTCCTGTCGTACCTCCGCGCGCACGGCGTCGACCGAATCGACCACCTCGTCGTGTCGCACAACGACGCCGACCACATCGGCGGGAACGCGGCCGTGATCGACTACTACGAGACGGACGCCGACGGTGTCGGTGCGGTGTACGACCCCGGTGTCCCCGCCAGCACGCGGACGTACGAGTCGTACCTCGACGCGGTCGAGCGTCACGGCGTCACCCTCTACGAGACGCGAGCCGGCGACCGGATCCCGTTCGAGGGCGTCGGCGTCGACGTGTTGGGCCCGCCGGAGCCGTACCTGGAGCGAGAGGCGAGAAACGAGAACAGCGTCGTCCTGAAGCTCACGTACGGCGCGACGAGCTTCCTGTTCACCGGCGACGCCGAGGACGACCAGGAGACGCAGTTGGTGTCGCGGTACGGCGACCGACTGAACGCGACGGTGTTGAAGGCCGGCCACCACGGCAGTCGGTCGTCCACGAGCGCCGCCTTAGTGGACGCAGTCGACCCGCGGGCGGTCGTGATCTCCAGCGCCTTCGACTCCCGGTACGGCCACCCACACGAGGAGACGCTGGCTCGACTCGGCTCGCTCCGGACGTTCTGGACGGCGACACACGGCGACGTCGTGTTCGTGAGCGACGGCGAGCGCGTCACCGTCGCCACCCAGGCGGCGGCGCCGACCGACCCCGAGCGACTCCGCGCGGCCGACCCCGTCTCGGTCGGCAGTGACGACCCAGTCCAGTCGCGGGTGACGATTCGCGGCACGGGCACGGTGACGACTGCGCCGGCGACGACTGCCCGTGACGCCGAGACGGCGGGTGAGACGACGCCCGTCGGCGACTCCCCGGCGGACGACGCGACAGCCGACGATCCGAGGACCGCAGTCGCCGACGGCGGGCACCCGCTCGTCGTGGAGACGGTCCACGCGGACGCAGCCGGCGACGACCGAACGAACCTGAACGACGAGTACGTCACCCTCCGGAACGTGGGCGACGCGCCGGTGGAGCTCTCCGGGTACACCGTCGCGGACGCCGCCGGCCACACCCACACGTTCGCGGACGGCGTGGTCGTCGACCCGGGCGCGACGCTGACGCTCCACACCGGCGCGGGTGACGCCACCGCGAGCGACCGCTACTGGGACGCCAGCGCCCCGGTGTGGAACAACGACGGAGACACAGTTACCCTGACGGCCCCCGACGGGACGGTCGTGTTGGAGGAGCGCTACGGGTGA